The sequence cctggCTTCTGAGATTCCACCAGGCTCTGTGCATGCATGCTATTCAGTTGCACACGCAGGCACCCCTTACAACTGATTTTTGTAGCTGGAAGTTCTGCAGGTAGAGCAAGTCATGCTAGTTAAATGTAATtgcatgtactgtatatacttgagtataagcctagtttttagcacatttttttgtgctgaaaaagctgcccccggcttatacttgagtgaggcaggtggtgggggcggcgagaaagaagccctttctctccactcatgCCACCGTCGCCCACTCACCCCTGTcgaccattccttaagaagtgtacaagaacagcggttctttactctccccaggcagcttgttccattcctgaactgctcacataaatgcaaactttagaccccagaagacagaaagcctatcagttaaggaagtattaaaaccccacagatgctcactttccctggctcctgcttaaacaggacaggatcccagccttctctgtataacacaagggaacattgcgctgtgggttaaccagAGAGCCCTAggggttgccaatcagaagaatggcggttcgaatccccgtgacggggtgagctccacagcggcaaaggaagaagaagaaggagcagcccaaagggttgctttcgggctgcttgttgttcctcctccaccaccacagcagcaaagctgaaccggcttatactcgagtcaataagctttcccaggtttttgtaggaaaattaggtgcctcggcttatattcgggtcggcttatactcaggtatatacggGTACTCCTTTATCTCTGCTATAGGATTTATCCTTTTTATCTTccataaaataaacacacacacacagaggtttaAAACTGAAAGCAGAGGTTCCCAGGATACTGAGCAGGCCAATGGTTTGCTATCCTTAGGAAATTCATCCTTTGATGCTCTCTCCATCTGTGTCTTATTTTATGCAGAGCAGCAGCAACGCATTATTGTATTTGGTACATTTCTATCCCcgctttcttccaaggagctcccgGGGGCATATGCAATTCTCCTCCccgtttaatcctcacaacaaccctgtgaggttggttagggtGACGGAGAGCAACTGGCCCgagctcacccagtgagcttcattgccgagtcagaatttgaaccctggtgtcccaAGGTCCTAGTTTGgaactcttaaccattacaccgcACTGGCTTGGCCAGAAATCTGTTgtcctgttttcatttttctcaCTTTTCACTTCCCTTTCACAACTGCCTCCTTTGCCTGAGTGTCTTTAGAAGAATGGCAGACTTGTGATTGTCCCCCCAGgactacagaatcatagaactgcagagttggaagggaccccgagggacatctagtctaaccccctgcaatgcaggaatcagaatCGAATCCATCAGTTTGGATCCTACCCTCTGGGGCAGCATAatagaagcttgctccatcttccttcaggtatttgaagatggctatcctttcacctctcagtcttctcttctccaggctaaaaggCAAGAAGGCACCCAGCCAGCCAATGACCTGCTAAGCCCCACTTCCAAAAGTTCAGCTGGAGGCTCCCTTTCCTCCCAAGACATTTCCATAGGTGAGACAGGGACCCCAGGAATTCTGGCACCCAAGGTGAGTTGTCTAATTTGTCTCCATGGCTGGGTCGGCTCTGGAACAGACCAGAAGAGACCACCAGGGTATTGATGCCCACAGCTCAGGGGCCAGAACGCCCTGGCAATGGGCACCAGAGAAGAGGTTTGGGGGAAGAGGAATGAGCCCCCTCGCTCCACCAACTCCTGAAATAACCATACACCATGACTATGAAGCCTCCACTTAAATTTTTATTATGGGaataaagaaagaaggaagaatagTAAAGCTTGGAAGACAGAAGACTCCTCTGGGACCAAGAGTGGGTCCGTTCCTGTGGCACCGAGACCCAAACTGGTGGATGTTCTGCTTGTCTCCAAAAGGAAGAGGGTGCCTTGTTTCCTTGATGGTTGGAGAACAGCCCAGTAAATGTGGGTCCCATCTAGGCAGGGAGGAGAATGAAGATGGTTATTGCAGATGAAGtgaaggatttcaggcaggagtctatcccagccctacttggagatgccaacatagattgaacctgggacagcACAtcctagaatcatggaactgtaaagttggaagggaccctgagggtcatccagtccaaccccctgcaatgcaagaaccacagctaaaggatccctggcAGACTGCCACCCAACcaccaacaaaggagagtccagcaGCTTCCGAGTGCATCCGTTCTACTGTCGAACGGCTCTTACCGTCGGAAAGTTCGTCCTAatatttagccagaatctccttgtcatttgaacctgtcctctggagcagcagaaaacaagctttctcgcTCCTCCATGTGATATTTAGAGATATTTAAGGCTGCCGAAAAGATATCTTGGGCACTGGGCAATGACAAAAAAAACTCCCAGGCCTTTGAACAGCTTTTATCATATTTAGATACCATTTTATCATTATTTAACGTCATTTATTTTCGTCTCAGCAGACTAATGGCAGTTGGttggtttgagctttcacacagaGGTGCCTGGGGTCTGAATTGCCTGCTGGTGcccaacattttttaaatgctgagTTGGATCTGAATTGTTGCTGGGTTGGTGCCCTTTGCTTTATTGTTGATTTGTTGTGTGGGTTGTGTTTTTCAGTTATGTTTCATGTGATCGCTGCATGCCACCTCGAGAATGCATTGTCGATGAGGCGATCGATAAATGCAACTAATGGAAAACAAATATGGGCTACAGGAACCGAAGCTGAGCACTTACCACTCTTCCGGGAGCCCCTTGAGAAAGGCAAACTGTCCGATATGGTAGCGTTGCTCCTCATATGCCTCTTTGACTGCCTCACATTCCTGATTCTGCTTCCTCCTCACTTCCTACGGGACACTCAGAAGGGAAAAGCTCCTGagtcagtgcttcccaaactttttgggGTTACCtgccccttggttccataaactcacgcccagtgccccctgccccaTAAAAGGCATTGCTCAGAATAGCGGTCTGCACAATCCaccaaggaagataataacaccataagattcaaaacagtaacaattaattccAGATTTATTCAAAATCAGATTATTCCGATCTCAGGGCCAGGAGCATTTCTGTCAAAGTGTGAAGTGACCCACCTGGAAGATTGGGTTCTGTTCTGAGAGGCACCGCTTGGACTCATCCAAAATGTTCTGAGGGTTGCTGGAGTTAAACTTGAAGCAAGCCAGGCACTTCTGTTTCCtctgggcagagaaaagaaaggaaaaggaacgaGGTCTGTTTTCACAAGAGAGGCCCAAATAAGGTTTTTGTTTGCCCCCGAACTATAACAggaacaacaacccaaaactgaAAAGGCTGCTCTTGCAAGAATATCGCTGCAGCCTGCTTTCTGAAATGTGTCTCCAATCGTGCCCTCAGAAGGGGGTTATCGTGCCTGCAAATTCCACCCACAGAGGAGCAGAGATTTTTAAAATTCCACGTAATGGTGAAGTGGGAGGCACAAAGCTTTGATTCACCCTGAATCAGGACCCGGATTCAGACTCAAAGCAAACAGGGCTGCGTCTTAAATCTGTCCAATCTGAATCCAGCTGGTTTTTTTTGAAGTGCTGAATCAGGATCCAAAATGAACCTTGTTGTACCACTGGTATTTATCTCCAGTGAAGTTACCAAAAATGTATAAGAATTTATCCAGTgtatgctggaagtgtaaagataaagtgggtacattttatcatatgtggtggtcgtgcaAAAAGGTAACaggtttctgggaaatgatttataatgaattgaagaaaatgtttaagataactttggtttttaaaaaagcaccaactctacaattctatgattctatgaacagtaACAGAAGAACATACGGCAAGTCTGCTGCATCTGGCCAGGGGCCCatgtaatccagcatcctgttgtcagagtggccaaccaggcaCCCCAGTGGGAAGCACACAAGTAGGACCCAAGTCCAAcatctctgtctctcctcctatggcttccagcagctggtattcagaatcatggctagtagccttcaagagctctctcctcctccatgaatttgtctaatcctctttgaaaaccatctaggttggtggccatcgctgcctcctgtggcattgagttccacagtttaacaatgtACTGTGCAAATTAGTGAAGCTGACCAGAATCCCACATAACTTGCTCACTGTGGGGGGTCCCTCATAAGGATCTGTGGGTTCCTCCTCTGTAGGCTTACTGCCTCTTTGTTTACGATGTTTTAGAGTGGACtttgaatacattttaaaaggaataGAGAGTCCAGCTTGGCAGGGGATAAATTAGCACCTTCCTGGCTCACCCCGCCTGGCTTGATCCGGCAGTTTTGCGTCCCCCGCTGCTGCTTCCGGCAGAAGGTCTGCACAAGGTCAACTTCCAGCTGGACATAGGTTCCCCTTGGGAATTCCTGCAACCAAAGAAAGCCGAGCTCAATGCGGGAAATAACTCCTTGCCCAACTAGAATGAGAGGAGTTCCCCAGTGGAGAATCGCCTTGCAAGGGAGAGCAACAAGGGCGGTCAAGGGTCTGGAGGAACGGTGGAGGGACTTGGGGATGTTTAAATGATGGAttcaaatgaaaagaaaggagattcccactaaacattaggaagaactgtaagagctgttcaacagtggaacggtctaggtgggctctccttccttggagggagCCATTGGTttcagtcctaccctccagagcaggagggaacaagttggctccatcttccacatgacagcccttgagctatttgaagatggctctcatatctcctctcagcctcctcttctccaggctaaacatatccagatccttcaactgttcctcatcaggtttGGTTTGCCTTGATCaggaacaataaataaaacatcaaagaatACACAACGAAACTGAAGAGTTTCCACATCTAAAAGATACAAAAAACTAGTATTGATAACAGCAACAGTTCCAGTGCCCCAACAAAACCCCCTGAGCAATaactctttggaggtctttaagcggaggcttgacatccatctgtcaggaatgctttgatggtgtttcctgcttggcagggggttggactggatggcccttggggtctcttccaactatgattctatgattctaactcagCCAGTGAGTCTgatcagcagcctcagcttttgtagctgcagtcCAGGTCCCACCctgccaggccaggtgggaagagGCCTGCCAAgggggagcaagcttgttttctgctgctctagaggggaggacccaaaccgaTGAATtcaatgacaaggaaggagattccgactcaacaacAGGGAGAACTCTCTCACggcaagagctgttggacagcaGACTGGAccccctcagaaggtggtggacttggAGGCTTCTAAGCAGAGGTCAGACGGCTGTCTGCCAGGActttttcagctgtgattcctgccttgcagcgggTTGGGCCAAATGACCCTCAGGCGTCCCTTCCTGCCCTCCGATTCTAGAATCCTGTGATTCTATAGTAATCAGTAGAACACTGATAATCTAGGAACCAGGGATCCAATCCCAGACATGCAGAAGGAGAAGCAGAGTCTTGGGaccaccctgcaacatttctccgaggaaaacagggacaccctccaaaattctctgatgaaaataggggcatcctattccataccctccaacatatctccgatgaaaatagggatgtcctaaggaaaagcaggacattccgggactCAGAAATTGGGACAGCATCTGTAAATCGGACTGTCGCTGGAAAACaaggatacttggagggtctgctaacaTCCTCAGCTTATCCAACAAATTGCACGCTCCCCCTCTCGTGTGTCCCGCTCACCGTCTCCGTGACGTGGGTCACGGCTTGCTCCTTGAACGTCGCCTGCACGAGGTCCCTGCTGTGGAAGAAATCCAGCACCAGCTCCAGAGCCCTTTGCTGGAGGGGCGACCGGTTGGCACCCGCCAGGACCAGGAGGCCCAAACACAGCACCAGGAGTCCCTTCATCCCCCTTGCCCCGTCCCCAGTGGATCTGTTGCCCACACCCTGCCCTTGCGAACTCCCCTGCCGGTCTGTTGATCTTGGTCGGTCATTAACTTGTTCCCATGAGAGCTGTCCCAGACGCAGGCCCCCTTGCCTGCCCTCTGCCCTCTCCCTTGGCTGTTTGTTGGCTGATGCCCAGGAGATGAAAGGCAGGGATGGGCAAAGGGCACCCGTGCAGGAAAACAGGAGGAGGGGTCCCTTTGGCCACCCCCCCCAAACCGGCTGCCAAAGATGCAGAGTGTTTTTCTCAGGTCTGCTTTCCCTTTGGGGGTGGCACGGGAGATGCAGGATCTCTCATTTATGCCAGTGGCTCCCACAGTGGGTGGTACCtgctgcataagaacataagagcctgctggatcaaaaaGAAGGTACCAGAAAGAGCACAGAGAATACAGAGGAAGCGCCTacctggtatcaataggcagggggtTCCAAAGTGCAGGCACTACCGCAGTAAAATATTGAATTCTTACAAACGGGTATTACATGCCACCTGTAACAGTGCTGGTTCTGCAGATCAAAAGGGTCAAGTGCGTGTCTACAGGGTAAGGCAATTTTGGTCCCATGTTTTTAAGGGCTTTGTAGACTTATTGCCACACCTTGATCCTTGCCCGGTAGCAAATCAGCGACCAGTGCAGATCTTTTATttcaattttctgttttacaatttagaatattcatttaaacaaccttaaaatatcaatgacttcccttcttctctttccattcttcattttgcatataataaatccctgcatattttacacaaactgaaccattcagtattccattattacattcaTGAAAACTAATTTACACTGCTGATTTTATCCAGGTTGTTTTCCCTGAAACAGCTCTGATAGGCAATGTTGATATTAGAGATTTGGCCTTTCGCATTCCACCTGCCACTTTTTTGTCGTCGTCCCTttccccccattgatttcagtgtttGATCTACAAAGTCCACAGCTTTCACTCGAGAAACACATAGGCAAACAGAAATGTCCGGAGCCTTGCAGTTTCTCAACATCTGCTGGGCAGCCGCCTCTTTCCTGAACCTGGCATTTTGGAGGTCAAGTTACCGGTGGCCAGTTTGGTCCCCTTCCTAGCCAGAGAAGCCAGGATGGCAGTGACAAAGCCAAAAGCaggtttgttcttatttttaagtGGAGAATGGCTTCAATGATTCGTGCATGCTGGTATTTAGAATCCACAAGTTTTGCTGGCTATGTTTAATTAAAATGTTTGTGGAAAACATAAAAGGTTAGTACATTTTCTGCAATAACAgcatgcaggatcaggccagtggtctatCCAGTCCAGTTCCTCTTCGGAACCAGAGTGGGAAACTCTAAAGCAGGTGGGATTACCCAGTGGGGTGCTATCAAGCGGGgtcgggtggggtggggctctGGAGGTGTAAATAacttgttcttcttctttggcaatcactcatagccgagtaagattgtcttccataaacaaggttttaacagtgagtccataagtgactgtggaggccaattctggaatggatccacatgtccttccatagTGGAGACACAGGTTTCTGgctgggagttgatcatggtgagagtttgccaagtgttccttcctcttagcacatttcccccttgcgttctgagttcgagtgtcttcaaagcccatctgaagaagtgtgcatgcacacgaaagctcataccaagaacaaacttagttggtctctaaggtgctactggaaggaattttttattttattttgtttcaaagcccatgacacctttggtaaaggctgttctccaactgcagcgttcgcaggccagtgtttcccacttgttggtgtttatgctacatttttttagatttgccttgagaaagtctttgaacctcttttgttgaccaccagcattacactttccatttttaagtttggaatagagtagttgctttggaagacaatcatcaggcatctgcacatgaccagtccaacaaagaggatgttgaagaatcattgcttcgacactggtgatctttgcttcttccagtactgtacactggtattagtttgcctgtcttcccaggtgatgtgtaaaatttttcggaggctagttttaactggattttgaataaatatgcaattaACTGTTATTGTGTTGTCAGCTttcttagtgggtcatgcaaactgctgttctgaataatgcttttaaaCAGAGTGGGGGGCACTGGAGATGAGTCTATGGTACCAAGGGGCCAGTGGCCCCCGATTGTTTTGCAACCACTGGAATTAGCACATGAGATTGCCTCCAGAAAGGAcaaatccacaccacacatttaaaacacatcctgCACCCCTTCGAAgtgcaggattccccccaaagaattctgggaactatagttttccctcacagagataccattcccagcatccttagcaaactacagctcccaggattctttacaagtcataggaataggaataatttattattggccaagtacattttccaacatacttggaatttgtttcggctgcAATGcgatgtaaacatacagacactgttcctctcacaatacaaagaagcaaagaaaccccacccatattttacctccccttaagctatacaactacgaatttaacaatttaatggcacaagggaaaaaactattcttgtgcctggccaattttgtatatgaagtcctgtagcgatgtccagatggaagtaaatcaagcagatgatgaccgggatgtaaaggatctgctacaattctctctgctctcttcctagctcgggtagcataaattgtctctattgaaggcaagctaacaccaattaccctttctgcaattcttacagctcgttggggccttttcttgtctctcttggaggctgtaccgtaccaagctgttacaGAATTACAGAGAATTGGTTTAATTGGTCATGTGGTTTAACTATGTGGTTGCGCTTGAAAGGTACGGTGTTAGCATTGCTCCTtgtcctttctctcctcctccccacagcagaggagttGAGGCCTTCTGATGTAGGCCTCAGGCGCTCCCCGCAGAACTACTTCTCCCATGGTGCCTTGCGCGGAAGAGCCTCTCGCGAGAGGTGAGCCGCGAAACCCGGCCGCCATCGCGAGATTCCCCTCCCACGCTTCTCGGGCAAACGGGACGGCGCCCCATTTCCTGCCTCTGCGCCCGGCGGGAACTCGCTCTCCCATGATGCCGCGCGGCGGGTTCCATTCCACCAATCTCCTTTCAGAGTCCGGGCTGgggtaagaaaaagaaaaaaagaaaaaggtccgTGAGGAGAAACAGGGAAGCGGAAGTGCGTGAATTGTGGAGGGCGAAAAGGGGCGGGGCTTGGGGGGAAGAGAGCCAGCGGGCCTTTCCGGTTCCTTCATCCGGGTCCTTTCTGctctattaaaataaaaaaataatcgatatatacacatatatgtatatataacgGCGCGTGAGGGGacgggaggaaaaaaggaaaagaaaagacgAGGCCTCGCCCCTCCGCCGCGTGACGTCACCGCGTGAGGTCACCGGGCCCGAAGATGATGCGTCGGTGACGCGGGCCTCGCGTCCGCCACGGCCGGGGACCGTCACGGTGTTGCTATGGCAACACCGCCTGCTGGGTCAGGGGGTCACCGCGCGGCCTGGTGagcggggcgggcggggggggagggagaaggggggagagggCCGGTGGGGGGGTGGTCGTCCTGGCGGTGGGGCGAGGGAAGGGCGGGCCGAGGGgcgccgtggggggggggcaaggagcagCTCCCGAAATAGGGAGAGGCCtcgcgggtggggggggggcgcctgaggtgaggtgggggggggtgcaggggaagGCCCTccgagggaggagggagagggcccCTCCCTGCGTAGCTGGATAAAAACCCGGGTCTGGAccctccaccccccctcaaaGGGTCCTGCTGGAGGAGGGGGGGTCCTCaaaatcccctccctccctccttccttcccgtGGGGGTAAGTGGCAGGCTCCCTttctgctccccctcctccccatggcACCCCCTTAGGGCGGTGTGGGCTCCCCTCTGCGTCCGCCTGCATTCAGTGCAtttcgccctcccccccccctttcccgggTCCCTCCCGAATTCCTGAAGTTTCCTCTGCACAAAAGGCTTGCTCCGGAGCAGATGGCCCGGGGAGCCCATTTCCCTACCCAGGGTCGATGGGTGGGCCCTGGGGCACCTTTGggtggtgccacccacccacccaccttatCCGTCCTGGGGCTTTAGGGTTTCGGTTGAGGCTTCCCAGCCCTCCTCCCAGGCCTTGAGAGGACAGGGCTGGCTGCCCTTAGCCGGGGCAAAGATTGGCTTTGGGGCCTTCCAAACTTGCGGAAATGATGGGTGCAGTGGGTAAGAGGGAGACGGCGGCCTTTTTTATCTGAATGGGGAAACCTGGAAATGCCTGTAATTCAAAAATGGGCCTCTCTCAGTAGGCATCGGTTTCCCTATCAGCATTCATAATCATCTGAACTTTGGCAGCTTTGTACCTGTAAAATGGGGGTTATTAGCATATCTGGCAACCTTTCCCTtattttgcgggaaattcccttattaaagcattgggaaacagcagggagggttgacagctatggttaggtGCCTGTTCGCATTTTTCCCATAGATGGATGTAGCCTCTGGTCTCCCCTGGAGTCAGGGCAGTAGTGGTAGAATTATAGGacaatcctttgcatgtctacTATGAAGCAAGTTTAATCAAATTAAGTGGGAATTTCTCCTGGGTAAGTGTTTTAGCTGTTGAGTGTGGAAAAACCACCAATCTATTATTTCAAGATAGGTGGGATAGTAGCTTCTATCTAGAGAACTGAAAATTTCAAAGGTTGATGTTCAGCACAATCCTCCTGTGCACGTTTACTTGGAGGTAAATTCCATTGTGTCCAGCGAACCAACCGTCCTAGCTAAAGCGTATGCAGTGTTGCAGCCTTAAATGGCCAGCTCTTTTGACTTAGTGATTTGCCAACCCCAAATCAGAGCCAAGttgaaaaatagtttaaaacCAACTTGCCTAGTCGCCTTTGAAATGTGATGCTGGTGATCAGGACATGAGCGTTTCTTCCAACCTGGCTAGGCTGGTGCTGGAAATAAAGTAGCAGGTAGTTAACGCCAGAGTGGGGAAAAGCAAAGATTTCTCTCTAGCCCTTGAGCCTTGGCAGAAAGTTGCCCTTGCAGTTCAGTTGGGAAACGTGCGGATGGCAGAGGTCAAAAAGATATTTGCAGCCTCTGGGGACAAGTGAGGGAATTGCTGTTGTATTTCTGGGTCCGCTGCTAAAAAtggcttgttttctgctttgtGGGTTGTGCTGGGAAGGCTGCAGTGGGGCTGGCTGGCGGGTGGGGCTTTGGTGCTGAGCTGGAGGAGCTTGCGCTGTCAGGAGTGGAGCTTTGTCCACTGTGGGGCCAGTTCTCCAGTTTCTTTTCTGGATCCTTAACTAGCTTCTAGATTTTCCTTGAGTGCTTCTGGCCGTGGTTTGAGTTTCCTATCTTGACAGCAAAGTGTGGCAGGAAGCGATTAACCTCAGCTTGCTAAGGTTAACTGCTGCACAATTTTCGattccttaaacattttgtgctaAGAGGGGATTTGTCTTTTTATTCCCCCCATTAATCAGTTCAGATTTCAAAGCTTTTGTCTGAAAGAGAGCACCTTTCCCAAGTGGAAGAAACCTTATGTGAAAGTTTTTGTAATTTGCTTATGGGCAAAAACTGTCTTGGCCAGACGTGTTCCTCTGGCTGTGGGGATGGGTCTGTGCCTTTGAATGGACATGGCAGAAGAACTGTGGAATGGCTGCGACAGCAGATCCTGCTCCCACCTGTCTTCCAGAGAAGACAGTTTTGGAATGGGAATCTCCAGAGACTAAGGAGCAGCCTGAGAAGGAATGATGGggcaggctgggcagctgctcCCTCCTCATTGTGTCTGCCAGGCTGGACCAAGAGAGAGTGGGGACTTGGGGTGGCATTGCTGGAGGCAACAATTCTGTCCTTTTCCCACCCCCTGTAGACTATATTTTTTGCTGATTCCTGTCCCTTGGAACAAGGCATCCCCTCTCCCTTGGTCAGAGTGTTTCACTGTGTCCTTTACATTCTTTTTCAAGACCAATTTCCTTTGCCAAAGCTCTTCCAGTTAACATGCATTCACTTTCTCTGCTGTGACCCCGTCTTGTTGAGCGACTGGGGGCTACTCTGGGGGTGTTCCCTTTGGTATGGTTGCAGTTCAGTGGGCAGGCTATTAAGTTTCAGTTTTGAAACCCAGGTTCGCcatcttggaaggtggtggactctctttcattggaggcttttaagcagaatttggatggccatctgccagcgatgtttagctgtgattccgGTATTGTagtggattggactagatgaccctttggatcctctgcaattctgtgatgctGGGATCCCCACTCAGCTCTAGCATTTGCTTTGCCACCTTTGACTCTGCCTAAGCCTAAgggatgcgggtgacgctgtgggttaaaccactgagctttgggcttgccgatcagaaggtcggtggttcgaatccccgcaacggggtgagctcctgttgttcggtccctgctcttgccaacctagcagttcgaaagcatgaagtgcaagtagataaataggtaccgctccggcgggaaggtaaacagcatttacatgcgctgctctggttcaccagaagcggcttagtcatgctggccacatgacccggaagctgtacgccggctcccttggcctgtaaagtgagatgagcgctgcaaccccagagtcgttcgcaactggacctaacggtcaggggtccctttacctttacctttaaacttccATATGGATGAAAAGTAACTTTCCTAAGGGCCAGGGACTTCTGTAGGAAcctttttgaagaaaaaagaacCTGGACATGCAGGATGCTGGATTCTTTGTCCAAGATTCCAAGGCTGTGTTTGCTGGGTCAGATTCCGCAGTGCCCTGAGATCTTGGGATCAGGAAGTTAAAGTAAGGATTGAAAGACAGTGGATCAGAAGACAGCTGAGGCTATAGCCAGCTAAGGGAAAGAAGTGTCTGCAGAGGCTCAGGGGGAAATAGTCTTGATGTGTCTGGAAGCTGCCAAGTGGGTAACGAAAGCAAGGATTCTCGGGAGCTAGCGCTTCACAGCCAATGGTATTCTGTGGCATCCATGAGACTGCAGAAAGCCACCACGACTAGTAGCCATTCAGTAGCCTTCaaggatttgtctaatcctcttttagtgGCCACCACTGAGTCTTCTGGCAGCAGATTCCACA is a genomic window of Lacerta agilis isolate rLacAgi1 chromosome 12, rLacAgi1.pri, whole genome shotgun sequence containing:
- the RARRES2 gene encoding retinoic acid receptor responder protein 2 isoform X2 encodes the protein MKGLLVLCLGLLVLAGANRSPLQQRALELVLDFFHSRDLVQATFKEQAVTHVTETEFPRGTYVQLEVDLVQTFCRKQQRGTQNCRIKPGGRKQKCLACFKFNSSNPQNILDESKRCLSEQNPIFQEVRRKQNQECEAVKEAYEEQRYHIGQFAFLKGLPEE